In Haliotis asinina isolate JCU_RB_2024 unplaced genomic scaffold, JCU_Hal_asi_v2 scaffold_17, whole genome shotgun sequence, a single genomic region encodes these proteins:
- the LOC137269878 gene encoding uncharacterized protein, with protein sequence WQLFRNSPAEKFDVWGKPFQRQPLTCTLYGTEWCKGSLPPHLEGDIPAIAPSSLSVHGRLIEDPESNSSPQMTIEWEVSNTTESGSGNGQIRAFRLEIRTHDSSDNSSKLFCRIFDFPESQFNLSGTKLKFQKTLVGFPGGSHLLYHLELTSLPRHSTDAKLAKFFTLQPVQKGIVIPARDWIPFISYDEVNFTAPASIEVRFSLADPTYGFRQYSVMLVSKNDSLNAVETCIISTDSSYVCQGMKVDPPSKDEITVLASFTGIAAGQYVIHIQPVDPYRQDDVRCVCYSTILNGVRICQPCLDTRSTVFTVGESVNFVHNSHIKFK encoded by the exons TGGCAACTGTTCAGGAACTCTCCCGCAGAGAAGTTTGATGTATGGGGAAAGCCA TTTCAGAGGCAGCCTTTGACCTGCACATTGTATGGAACAGAAT GGTGTAAAGGCAGTCTTCCACCACATCTGGAGGGTGACATCCCCGCTATAGCACCTTCTTCCTTGTCGGTACATGGACGGCTTATTGAAGACCCCGAAAGTAACAGCAGCCCTCAGATGACCATAGAATGGGAAGTGTCAAACACTACGGAAAGTG GATCGGGGAATGGCCAAATTCGTGCTTTTCGTCTTGAAATACGGACGCATGACTCCAGCGATAACAGCTCTAAACTCTTTTGCAGGATATTTGATTTTCCTGAGTCTCAGTTCAATCTAAGTGGTACAAAG CTGAAGTTCCAGAAGACACTGGTTGGGTTCCCGGGCGGTTCACACTTGCTGTATCACCTGGAACTGACATCTCTTCCACGTCACTCAACAGATGCCAAACTGGCCAAGTTCTTTACACTGCAGCCGGTTCAAA AGGGAATAGTTATTCCTGCCAGGGACTGGATTCCGTTTATATCCTATGATGAAGTGAATTTCACTGCGCCTGCAAGTATCGAGGTCAGATTCAGCCTAGCAGATCCGACATATGGCTTCAGACAATACAGCGTGATGCTGGTGTCGAAGAATGACAGTCTCAATGCAGTGGAGACGTGCATTATCTCGACTGATTCTAGTTACGTCTGTCAAGGCATG AAAGTTGATCCTCCTTCAAAGGATGAGATCACAGTCTTGGCATCCTTCACTGGTATTGCAGCTGGACAATACGTCATCCAT ATTCAGCCTGTGGACCCCTACAGACAGGATGACGTTAGATGCGTATGTTATTCCACCATTTTAAATGGAGTGAGGATATGCCAACCGTGTCTTGATACACGCTCCACGGTATTTACTGTAGGTGAGAGTGTAAACTTTGTCCATAATTCACACATCAAATTCAAATGA